One stretch of Streptomyces hygroscopicus DNA includes these proteins:
- a CDS encoding succinate dehydrogenase, with product MALTFWQSTLGKKIVMGVTGLIMIGYLCAHLLGNMKIFFGPGEFNGYGHWLRVMGAPVLHHEWGLWIARIVLVAAVILHGVSAYQLSRRDIKARPQSYVHAKPRMSYATRTMRWGGVILALFIVWHILDLTTGTTHSGGFQEGHPYQNVVDTFSTWYGNVIYIVAMLAMGMHVQHGFWSAAQTLGAGSRTRDRALKATANGLAIVLTAGFISIPVGVMTGVVS from the coding sequence ATGGCGCTCACATTCTGGCAATCGACCCTCGGCAAGAAGATCGTCATGGGCGTGACCGGTCTGATCATGATCGGCTACCTCTGTGCCCACCTGCTCGGAAACATGAAGATCTTCTTCGGTCCCGGGGAGTTCAACGGCTACGGACACTGGCTGCGTGTCATGGGGGCGCCCGTCCTGCACCATGAATGGGGCCTGTGGATCGCCCGTATCGTCCTCGTCGCCGCGGTGATCCTGCACGGTGTGTCCGCCTACCAGCTGAGCAGGCGCGACATCAAGGCTCGCCCGCAGAGCTACGTCCATGCCAAGCCACGGATGAGCTATGCAACCCGGACCATGCGCTGGGGCGGGGTGATCCTGGCCCTGTTCATCGTGTGGCACATCCTGGACCTCACCACCGGCACCACGCACAGCGGCGGATTCCAGGAGGGCCATCCGTACCAGAACGTGGTGGACACCTTCTCCACCTGGTACGGGAACGTCATCTACATCGTGGCGATGCTGGCCATGGGCATGCACGTCCAGCACGGCTTCTGGAGCGCCGCGCAGACCCTGGGCGCGGGCAGCCGCACCCGTGACCGTGCCCTCAAGGCCACTGCCAATGGGCTGGCGATCGTTCTCACCGCCGGGTTCATCTCGATACCCGTCGGTGTCATGACCGGAGTGGTGAGCTGA